The Taeniopygia guttata chromosome 13, bTaeGut7.mat, whole genome shotgun sequence nucleotide sequence gTCTGTGAGCCTGGcgtggggctgtgggatggcagggcagagctggctgaGTGTCTCCGACTTCTCCTACTTCTGGAGTGCCTTTGTGAGggatgggctgtgctgtgggcaaATACTGAGTGTTGTGCTACCATTGTTTTCAATATCACAGGGATGCCCATGGGTCCAGCTGGGGCACAGTGGAGCAGTGGTGAGTGCCAGGGTCTGGTGAGGGCACATttggcagcactgccctgtgctgaggCAGGGTCTGTGCTTGGTGCTGGCTGAAGTTCCTGCCCTCTGTCACTCACAGGCAGCCTCCACAGCCTCTGgagccccccagcacccccgGGTGTGATCCTGGGAAGCTGAGGATGTTGGAGGATGCTGAGGACTGGCAGCCCCGCACCGGgacctcccagtccctctcctTCCGCAAACTGGCCCAGCTGACGGGCACAGATGGCAGTGAGTTCCCACAGggcctggcactgcctggggatGCGGGAGTGTTTTGGCATAGCCAGAGGTTGGGAGAGGCAGCGGGGTGATGTAGCACCCGGGAGTGTTGGTTTTGGCTACAATGAACTCCCTGAGGGCAGCTGAGCCAGCAGGaactgctgggagctgtgtgtGGGCTCCTGGTGGTGCTGCTGGTCTGGGGTTGTACTCTGCCCTGTGGCCAGACAGGGCTGTGCAATGGGGCCAGGCGAGTGGAGAGGTTggtttccctcctttcccttcctgcttttcctggacCGTAGTTGCTGCAGACTGACTCCATCTCcccctttctctcctgctgcaCTCAGTGGAGGATGGTGAGGATGAATTTATTAAAAAGCCCAGGTAAGGGGATcgtgtgccagggcagcagcaggagccccagggTGCCCACCCTGGGCTCAGCCCACAGGCTTGTTCTCTCTCACTGCTTGCAGTCACTCAGGGGAAGCTCTTTGCCCTGttgctctttcttcttccctctccttATTCTCCACCCTCTATCCTGTACTTTCCTTTTTCCTAGAGCCAGGCTGTTGGCAGAGCCACAGGCTCACCCCACAGCAGGCACTGCCAGTGCTCATCCACTGCTCTGACTCACCTCAGGAGGGTCCTGCCCAGACACCCACCAGCTAGGCAGGCTGTCCCCAGATGAGGTGTCCTCCTGCTGGGTGTGCAGGCAGGACCtgcttggcactgctggcaccaaGCTGGGGAGGCCAAGATGCAGCACAGTGTGCTGGACACAGTGGGCAGGGGTGGCTGGTGGCACTGACAGCACCTTGCTGGGGGTGTCAGGAGTTGCAGGGTAGGGAACTCAACCAGACCTGGGGCATAATGTCATATGGGGCCAGGGAATGGCTGCAAGGCTGATGAGGAGTGAATGCTGTCAGCATTTCCACAAGGCTCATGTGTGTCTGGGCTTGTGGATACGTATGGGGAGGGGTGTGCTGGTCAGACACTGACTGTTGTGCCACCATTCTTTCTGATACTACAGGGATGCCCAGGGGTCCAACTGGGGCACGGGGCAACATCGGTGAGTGCCAAGTTCTGGCAGAGGTGTTGGCATGTACCAGGGCACCTTTTGGAGTGCTTCCCTGTTCCAGAGCAGGGTCCAGTCCTGGTGCTGAGCTCCTGCCCTCTGTCACTCACAGGCAGCCCCCGCAGCCTCTGGAGCCCCCCGGTGACACTGTGTGTGACCCTGTGAAGCTGCGGATGTTAGAGGACATTGTGGACTCAAAGCCCCACACCTGGACCTCCCAGTCCCGTTCCTTCCGCAAACTGGCGCGGCTGGTGGGCGCAAGCAGCAGTGAGTGAGCAGGGCCTGGCACTGGCTGGCTGCCCAGGCGTGCCCAGCTTTGCTGGGGCAGCTGGTAAAGGCCGTGCCGTGTTGTTACAGCAGGGCATTGGTTTTGGCCCCATTTGGgccctctgcagcagctgaaccAGCAGGAGCTGTTGAGGGTTGTGTGGGCTcgtggtggtgctgctgggctggagctgtgctctgccccgtagccaggcagggctgtgtgttGGGGAAGGGGGGCAGTGGGAGGAGAGGGcacttttccttcctctcccttccctttccttcctgcctggGCCTCAGCTGCCGCAGACTGACTCCATCTCCCCCTTTCTCTCCTGGTGTCCTCAGTGGATGATGGTGAGGATGAGCCCATTAAAAAGCCCAGGTAAGGGGCAGCAGTGGGACCCACAAGGTGCCCATGCCAGGCTCAGCCCCCACAGCCACTTCACCCTTGCTGCTTGCAGTCACTCTGGGGGTGCTCTTTGCACTGCTGGGggttcttcccttcctccctgtcccctctcccagaCTTGAGGTGTTTCCAGAGCTGCACaatgggcactgccagcactcAGCCgctgctctgtcacctcagGAGAGTCCTGCACCAAGCACCCACCTGGGTAGTGGTGGCTGGTGACAATCACAACACCTTGCTGGAGATGTTGGGaggtagcagcagcagctggtctTGGTGCTTTGCATCCCGTGCAGCTGTGGTCCGTATTTCCACATGGCTCGTGCCTCCGTGGGGCTGTGGGTGCGTATGGCAGGGATGGACCTACAGTGACTGTTGTGCTGCTGTTTTTTCCAATGTCACAGGGATTCCCATGGGTCCAGCTGGGGCATAGTGGAGCAGCGGTGAGTGCCAGGGTCTGGCAGAGGTGTTGCCATGTGCCAGGTCACCTttggcagcactgccctgtgcgGCAGTGTTGGGCAGGGTGTGTGCTTTgtgctggctgagctgctgccctcTGTCACTCACAGGCAGCCTCTGgagccccccagcacccccgGGTGTGATCCTGGGAAGCTGCGACTGATGGAGGATGCTGAGGGCTGGCAGCCCCGCACCGGGACCTCCCAGTCCCGCTCCTTCCGCAAACTGGCCCAGCTGACGGGCACAGATGGCAGTGAGTTCCCACAGggcctggcactgcctggggatGCGGGACTGTTTTGGCATAGCCAGAGGTTGGGAGAGGCAGTGGGGTGCTGTGGCATCAGGAGTTTGATTTTGGCCCCAAGTCGCCCCTTGAGGCAGCTGAGCCAGCGAGATCTGTCCGGGGCTGTGTGTGGGTTCCTGGTGGTGCTGCTGGTCTGGGGCCATGCTCTGCCCCATGGCCaagcagggctgtgtgacagGGCGAGGGGGTGGTGGGTGGAGAGGTtggttttcctcctttcctttcctgcttttcttggGTGTCAGTCACTGCAGACTGATGCCATCTCCCCCTTTCTCCCCTGCTGCACTCAGTGGAGGATGGCGAGGATGAGATTGTTAAAAAGCCCAGGTAAGGGGAGCATGTGCTGAGGCTGCATGTCCCAGGtgtctgggcactgctggctctgagctggggatgctgagctGCACTGTAGCCCTTTGGGCATACAAGGAGCGGAGGAGGCTGAAGGCACTGGGAAAACCTGGCTAGGGGATGTTGGGAGGTGCTGGGTAGCGCCTGCACCTGGGGCATGTCCCGTGAGCCcggtggggcagagctgggtgagTGCTGCTGGCTCATTTTCCCTCAGCATCGCTACTTCTCATGACTCTGGTCAAACTCTTTGTCCTGTTGTGGattcttctctccctctttgTCCTCTCCCAGAGCTCAGGTGGtggtggagctgcagagcccaccctgtgctcaccccacaACAGGCACTGCCAGTGCTCAACCACTGCTTTGACCTTCACCTTGGGAGATTCCTGCCTGGACACCCACTGGCCAGAAAGTTTGTCCCCAAATGGGTGTGCAGGCAAGACTcgctgggcactgctggcaccaaGCTGGGGAGGTCAACATGCAGCACGATGTGTAGGGGTGGCTGGTGGCACAACACTTCGCTGGGCAGTTTTGGAGTCACAGGGCAGGCACTGTACCTAGGGCACAATATCATGTGGGGTCATGGAATGGCTGCAAGGCTGGTCAGGAGTGAATGCTGTCGGCATTTCCATGAGGTTCTTGTATCTCTGAGATCGTGGGTGCGTATGGAAAGTGTGGGCTGAGCCATGGATCAGCCACTGACTGCTGTGCCACCATTTTTTCTGATGCCACAGGGATTCCCACGGGTCCAGCTGGGGCACGGTGGAGCAGCGGTGAGTGGCAGGGTTTGGCAGAGGTGTTGCCATGTGCCAGGGCACCTTTTGGAGTGCTTCCCTGTTCCAGAGCAGGGTGTGTGCTTTGTGCTGGCTGAGCTCCTGCCCTCTGTCACTCACAGACAGCCCCCACAGCCTCTGgagccccccagcacccccgGGTGCAACCCCGGGAAGCTGCGACTGATGGAGGATGCTGAGGACTGGCAGCCCCGCACCGGGACCTCCCAGTCCCGCACCTTCCGCAAACTGGCCCAGCTGACgggcacagacagcagcagtgagTTCCCACAGggcctggcactgcctgggcgTGCTGGactctccctgtgctgccagggtCCAGCAAAGTCTGGAGTGTTGGATTTGGCCCCGTGCGGTCCCTGTGGGGTGGTTGTGTCTgtgggagctgcctggggctgtgcgCGGTCTCGTGATGGTGACACCGGTCTGGGGTCCTGGTCTGCCCTGTGGCCGGGCAGGGCTTTGTTTTGGGGCAGGGGTTGCTGGGAGGAGAGGttggttttcctcttttcccttttcccttcttgATGTGCCCGGGCCTCTTTCTGTGAGGACTGACtgtttcctcctttctctcctgctgcGCTCAGTGGAGGATCATGATGATGTGTTTGTTAGGAAGCCCAGGTAAGGGGAgtgtgtggcagcaggagctggggggcTGCACGTCCTGGGCAGAACCTCTTGGGCATTGCTGCCCCTcagctgggaatgctgagctGCGCCATGGTGTCCCAGAAACGGCGGGTTGGGAGTGGCTGATGGCACTGGCCAAATCTCACGGGGTTGTTGTGATGTTTGGGCAGTATCTGGACCTGGGGCAAGTGTCCTGCAAGCCTGAcgtggggctgtgggacagcTGAGCTTGTGGATGTCACCAGCTTGTCAGGGTTGTTCCTTGTTCTGTGCAGCCAGGCAGGGGGGTGGACAGCACCCCACTTTTTGGTTTACCTCTCTGTGACACCTCCTGCCCTGATGCCATGGCCCTTGGGTACCAGCTCTGTCCAGCTTGCTCTGACACAAATCAAAGTTGTATTTGTTGCCATCTCCTTTTTGGATTTGTCTTGGAGAAGCACAGAGCCACTggctctccctctctctctgtccccctTCTTTCATTGGGCTGTGCCTCTTAGCCCTGGCTTGCCCTGGCTGttctcagagctgctgagctggatCCTGGATCCCTGCATCAGGTCATGTCCAGGTTCCCTGCACCCCAGTGAGACTGGGGGTGATCATCAGATATTAGCAGGCAGCCAAAGTGTGGTCCCTGGGGTCCCTGGTCAGTCTGGAGAAGCCCAGAActtccctcctgcctctccccaGACCACCACGGTGGGTACCAGAGACCCTGGGGGTGCTGTGTCTTGGCAGGACTGAAGGCCCTTGGCTCAGTACTTCATCTCTAAACCAGTTACTGCTGGGCATGGGGGCTTGGCCAGCTCCCTCCTGCTTGTTGGGATGGggagccctgcctgcaccccCTGG carries:
- the PDLIM7 gene encoding PDZ and LIM domain protein 7 isoform X3, encoding MEDGEDELVKKPRDAHGSSWGTVEQWQPPQPLEPPSTPGCDPGKLRMLEDAEDWQPRTGTSQSLSFRKLAQLTGTDGMEDGEDEFIKKPRDAQGSNWGTGQHRQPPQPLEPPGDTVCDPVKLRMLEDIVDSKPHTWTSQSRSFRKLARLVGASSMDDGEDEPIKKPRDSHGSSWGIVEQRQPLEPPSTPGCDPGKLRLMEDAEGWQPRTGTSQSRSFRKLAQLTGTDGSEFPQGLALPGDAGLFWHSQRLGEAVGCCGIRSLILAPSRPLRQLSQRDLSGAVCGFLVVLLVWGHALPHGQAGLCDRARGWWVERLVFLLSFPAFLGCQSLQTDAISPFLPCCTQWRMARMRLLKSPVEDHDDVFVRKPSQVSVPDPSPGATMKTEPGLAPRTPSATPSPTSRPPWAVDPSFAERYAPDKTSTVVSKHSQPATPTPMQNRSSIVQAAQQAPEGPGRTPLCYKCNKVIRGRYLVALGHYYHPEEFICCQCRKVLDEGGFFEEKGSIFCPKCYDTRYAPSCAKCKKKITGEVMHALKMTWHVQCFTCNACKTPIRNRAFYMEEGQPYCERDYEKMFGTKCRGCDFKIDAGDRFLEALGFSWHDTCFVCAICQTNLEGKTFYSKKDKPLCKSHAFSHV